The DNA sequence AGCTTTTCGACCGGGTACTCCTTTGTGAAGCCGTAGCCGCCGTAAAGGTCGATGCAGGTTGATGCGATGCGCTGCGCGACCTGGGATGAGAACAGCTTCGCCATCGCTGCCTCGAGGATGAACGGGTCGCCGGAGTCCTTCAGGCGCGCCGCGTTGTAGACCATCAGACGCACCGCCTCCAGCTCCGTGCGCATCTGCGCGAGCTGGAACTGCACCCCCTGGAAGTCGGCGATGCGGCGGCCGAACTGCTCGCGCTCCTGGACGTAACGCGTGGTGTGGTCGAGCGCGCCCTGCGCGAGCCCGAGCATCTGCGCGCCGATGCCGATGCGCCCTTCGTTCAGCGTCTCGATCGCGATCTTGTAGCCCTTGCCGACCTCACCCAGCACATTCTCGTCGGGCACACGGCAGTCATCCATGATCAGCTCGACCGTCGACGACGCCCGGATGCCGAGCTTGTCTTCCTTCTTGCCGACGCTGAAACCCTGAAAGTCGCGATCGACGATGAATGCCGTGATGCCGCGATAGCCCTGTTCCGGATCGGTGTTCGCGAAGATGATGAATGTCCCGGCCTCACCGCCATTGGTGATCCACAGCTTGCGGCCGTCGATGCGCCAGCCGCCGCCGTCCACCTTCGCTGCGCGCGTCTGGAGCGCAAACGCATCCGAGCCGGACCCGGCCTCCGAGAGCGCGTACGCGCCGACGACGTGCGCGGCGAGACGCGGCAGGTACATCTCCTTCAGATGCGCGCTGCCGTAGCGAAGGATGCAGTTGTTGACGAGCGTGTTCTGCACATCGACCAGCACACCGACGCTGGGATCCACACGCGACAGCTCTTCGACCACGAGCACGGCTGTGAAGAACGAGGAGCCGGTTCCGCCCAGGTCCTCGGGAACTTCGATGCCCATGAGGCCCAGCTCGAAGAGGTGCGGGATCAGGTCGGGATTCATCGTCGCGTCGCGATCCATGTCATGGACGAGCGGCGACACGTTCTCTTCGGCGAATTCACGGACCATGTCGCGGAACATCTGCTCCTCTTCCGAGAGCAGAGTCAGCGGCTGGCGCGCGACATCGGGCAGCGTGACGGACATGCGAGAGGCTCCTGCTCGAGCAACTTTGGCGACGGGCGCGCCGCACGTACGGCGCAGGCGGAAAGTATCGCGGCCGGGCCGGTTCGTCGAGAAGCGGCGGTGAGGACATCGGCCGCGACGGGGATCAGCGCGGCCGACGCTGTTCGAGCAGCGCTGCCGCCCGCAGGACCTCGGGATCGTTGAGCGCGGCGAACTCACCCGCGGCACGCCGGCCCTCCCTCATCTCGATTGCGGTGTAAAGGAGATGCCGGCCGACGGCGCGTTCCTGGTCGGGCTCGAGGACGGGGTCGACGCCGAGCGTTTCCACGACGACCGTCCGCAGCGCGTCGATGAGAGGTGTACGCCACCCGGCACCGTCCGCGCCGGGATCGACGCCGAGCTGGGCGCGTTCCACGGCCTGCACATCAAGGCGCCGCCGACGCGCGTCCGACCACCAGCCGGGAGGCGCAGCGCGAGCGTCGAAATAGCTGTCCGGCTCGATGCCGCCGCTGCCCGCCCCCGCGGCCGTGGCGCCGCCGCGGCGCAGCGCCTCGGAGGCCGCCGCGTACTGTCCGGCGGCG is a window from the Longimicrobiales bacterium genome containing:
- a CDS encoding acyl-CoA dehydrogenase, coding for MSVTLPDVARQPLTLLSEEEQMFRDMVREFAEENVSPLVHDMDRDATMNPDLIPHLFELGLMGIEVPEDLGGTGSSFFTAVLVVEELSRVDPSVGVLVDVQNTLVNNCILRYGSAHLKEMYLPRLAAHVVGAYALSEAGSGSDAFALQTRAAKVDGGGWRIDGRKLWITNGGEAGTFIIFANTDPEQGYRGITAFIVDRDFQGFSVGKKEDKLGIRASSTVELIMDDCRVPDENVLGEVGKGYKIAIETLNEGRIGIGAQMLGLAQGALDHTTRYVQEREQFGRRIADFQGVQFQLAQMRTELEAVRLMVYNAARLKDSGDPFILEAAMAKLFSSQVAQRIASTCIDLYGGYGFTKEYPVEKLYRDAKIGTIYEGTSNMQLQTIAKLMMP